From one Bacteroidota bacterium genomic stretch:
- a CDS encoding DUF393 domain-containing protein, translating to MNLNGERDPESRMEARSIIVFDGYCNLCSWSVNFILKRDKKARFVFTSNQSEAGKRLFSQHNISTPESVLLVEEDKCYSNTSAVFRILGHLGFPWNISLVFLLIPPALRDFVYRFISARRYRWWGRRSTCRVATKEEMEKFLP from the coding sequence GTGAATCTAAATGGAGAACGTGATCCGGAAAGTAGGATGGAAGCACGATCAATTATTGTTTTTGATGGCTATTGCAATCTCTGTTCATGGAGCGTGAATTTTATACTGAAGAGGGATAAAAAGGCAAGGTTTGTTTTTACTTCGAATCAAAGTGAAGCAGGGAAGCGACTGTTTTCCCAACACAATATCAGTACGCCGGAATCTGTTTTGTTAGTGGAAGAAGATAAATGTTATTCGAATACGTCGGCCGTGTTTCGTATACTTGGTCATCTTGGTTTCCCCTGGAACATCTCCCTTGTATTTTTATTGATTCCTCCGGCGCTGCGAGATTTTGTTTATCGTTTTATTTCGGCAAGGCGTTACCGTTGGTGGGGAAGACGGAGCACTTGCAGGGTGGCTACTAAAGAGGAGATGGAAAAGTTTTTACCATAA
- the mdh gene encoding malate dehydrogenase — protein MKVTVVGAGNVGATCANVIAERELVNEVILLDIKEGTAEGKSLDMWQTAPINMYDTRIKGVTNDYSATAGSDVVVITSGLPRKPGMSRDDLIATNAGIVKSVTENIIKHSPKTIIIVVSNPLDVMTYCSYLTSGFDSKRVFGMAGILDTARYRAFLAEALNTSPKDIQSVLMGGHGDTMVPLPRYTTVAGIPVTELISKEKLDAIVQRTKVGGGELVNLMGTSAWYAPGAAAAQMVEAIVRDQKRIFPVCAWLQGEYGMKDVYLGVPVKLGKNGIEEIIELKLQPDEMDLLQKSSVAVKEVMSVLDKMTEAVK, from the coding sequence ATGAAAGTCACTGTAGTAGGAGCAGGCAATGTTGGAGCAACCTGTGCGAATGTCATTGCAGAACGCGAACTAGTTAACGAAGTCATTCTTCTGGATATTAAAGAAGGAACTGCGGAAGGAAAATCACTTGATATGTGGCAAACAGCACCTATCAATATGTATGACACCCGTATCAAAGGGGTGACGAACGATTATTCTGCAACAGCCGGTTCAGATGTTGTAGTTATAACATCAGGTCTTCCCCGTAAACCGGGTATGAGTCGTGATGATTTAATAGCTACCAATGCAGGTATTGTGAAATCCGTAACAGAGAATATCATCAAACATAGTCCGAAGACGATCATTATTGTGGTCAGCAATCCGTTGGATGTTATGACGTATTGCTCTTACCTGACTTCAGGCTTTGACAGCAAGCGTGTATTTGGAATGGCGGGTATCCTTGACACTGCCCGTTACCGCGCTTTCCTTGCTGAGGCATTGAACACTTCACCTAAAGATATTCAATCGGTGTTGATGGGAGGTCATGGCGATACGATGGTGCCACTACCCCGCTACACCACAGTGGCAGGTATCCCGGTTACAGAACTTATCTCAAAAGAAAAGCTGGATGCTATCGTTCAACGTACAAAAGTGGGTGGCGGAGAATTAGTAAACCTTATGGGAACTTCCGCCTGGTATGCGCCGGGTGCTGCAGCCGCTCAAATGGTAGAAGCCATAGTACGTGATCAAAAGCGAATCTTCCCGGTTTGCGCCTGGTTGCAGGGTGAATATGGAATGAAAGATGTCTATCTGGGCGTTCCTGTTAAACTCGGCAAGAATGGAATTGAAGAGATCATTGAACTGAAGCTTCAGCCGGATGAAATGGATTTATTACAGAAGTCATCCGTTGCCGTGAAAGAAGTAATGTCGGTTCTCGATAAAATGACAGAGGCTGTAAAATAA